TCTGTCGATGACACAACGGCCCCCAGGAGCAGGGCGGTAAGGAACGGGAGCTTCAGGGTAAAAAAAGAGAAGAGGCCAACCCCCGCCGCCGTGAGAAGGACTCCGACGGTCGCGAGGCTCACCGCCGGGAAGAAGGACGGCCTGACCTCCGACCACTTCGTGTCGAGACCGCCCGCGAAGAGGATGAATACGAGCGCAAGAACACCAACGGATTGAGCAATGTGGGCATCGTCAAAATAGATCCCGCCAAGACCTTCCGAACCGGCAAGCATCCCGATGCCGAGAAACAAAAGCAGCGACGGCACCCCAAGGTTCTCGGAAAGCCTGGCGACCCCGATGCTGACCAGGATAAGGAGCGAACCTATAAGGAGAATATGTTCGATCGGTATCATGCAATTGTCTCGGCTCTATCCAAAAACACACTCTCACACCGGATGGAAATGACAACCAACCGGAAGGCTATTGGGCAACAAGCACGTCGCATTGCGATTGGGACAGCAGGTGTATTGTAACGCTGCCAAGCAGGAATTCTTCAACGCGTGATCTCCCGTGCTTGCCGACGACTACGAGATCGGGATCCCACTCTTCAACTATCTCTGGCAGCCTGGCTGACGCGTGCCCGTATTCAACGCGGTGGAGCATTCCACTTGTGCTCCACTGCCCGGCATCCAGGAAGGCCGTCATCTGTGCCTCGGCATCGATCCGCGCTTTTGCCCGGTATTCTTCAAGAACTCTGTCGGATGCCCCGGCGGAGATCATCTGCCTTTCGAGGAGCGGTTCGTATGCATGCACCACGTTGACAATGGCTCCGGGGGCTATTAGGGAACCATACTCCATGGCCTTTCGGGAATTCGGTGAGAAATCGACGGCAACAAGGACCCTCCGATACGGTCTGTCGGGCTTGCCTTTGACAACAAGGACAGGTTTCCGTATTTTGCCCAGAAGGCGCTGGGCGGTAGTGCCAAGGGCGACGGCCCGTACCGGGTGCCGACCGTGAGCACCGACCACGAGCAGGTCGTAATCCGAGGCAGCTTCGACGATCACGTCCAGCGTATTGCCCGTGCGGACCTGCATTTCAAAGGAAAAACCTGATGTCTGGCGGGACTCTTCAGCCAGTTCCACCAGAGAATTCGAAGCATCATCGATGATACCACGTTCGACCTCGGCCGGCGAGCCGATGAACCGCTTCAAACTCTCCAGCCATGATCCCTCCAACACATGGAGCAGCAGACCCCTTTCCACACCCAGCGTTGTACCGAGCATCGCCGCACGCTCACCGGCATACCGGGAATTGGGAGAAAAGTCGGTTGCAGCCAGAATAGATCGGATATGTGTCATGTTCTAACCCTCTCGTGCCTGAGATGCACAGCGCCGGTTCAAAGAATGTGGTAGGCCGCCGGCGTGACTGCCAAAGTCCACAGGCCCCGACCTCATGTTCCAACCTCTTTCGACCTCTAATTCGTTGCAGATGAGACCGATCTGGGCCATGAGCTCATCATCAGGCTATCTGCCGTAGGTGGCGTGAATCATGTCATCATTCGCTCCCCTGCAGCCAGATAGTGTTTACATCTGGCATTTGGGGATTTTCGCGTCACCGCAACGTCCTTACCATCTCCCGAAGATACGTCTGAAATCTCCTGGATCGCAACACAGCTTGGGCGGTAAATACAGACACCAGAAAAGCGAGATACACATAACCGAAAGCGGCCTGGACCATTGAAGTAATCTTTGCGGACACAGTTGCGGGAATGAGGTCGCCGTATCCCAGGGTCGTCTGCGTACCGATACTGAAATAGAGGCAATCCAGAAAGTCAACAGCCTGAGGTGCCGATTTCCCTTGTCCCGTGTGGCTCAAGGAGGGTAAACCTTGAACGCCCGGCAGGATGGCAAGGTAGAGAAAAGAGAAGGCAAATGCCACCACGATGAAGAGAAGTATCGCGTAATACGGTCTCCTCGGACTGTCCTCGACCAGAAAGTGAACCATGTTCATCATCGAACCTCCTTTTCCTGCACTTCCGTACAGGCTGAAGTGTGGGATATTTCACAGCACCTTCGTCCTGTACCTCCTCCGCATTTAGGCGATGGTCTTATTCCCGCGATCCTCCTTTTCCACATGAACAGGAGCGGGC
This sequence is a window from Syntrophorhabdaceae bacterium. Protein-coding genes within it:
- a CDS encoding universal stress protein, translating into MTHIRSILAATDFSPNSRYAGERAAMLGTTLGVERGLLLHVLEGSWLESLKRFIGSPAEVERGIIDDASNSLVELAEESRQTSGFSFEMQVRTGNTLDVIVEAASDYDLLVVGAHGRHPVRAVALGTTAQRLLGKIRKPVLVVKGKPDRPYRRVLVAVDFSPNSRKAMEYGSLIAPGAIVNVVHAYEPLLERQMISAGASDRVLEEYRAKARIDAEAQMTAFLDAGQWSTSGMLHRVEYGHASARLPEIVEEWDPDLVVVGKHGRSRVEEFLLGSVTIHLLSQSQCDVLVAQ
- a CDS encoding potassium channel family protein encodes the protein MMNMVHFLVEDSPRRPYYAILLFIVVAFAFSFLYLAILPGVQGLPSLSHTGQGKSAPQAVDFLDCLYFSIGTQTTLGYGDLIPATVSAKITSMVQAAFGYVYLAFLVSVFTAQAVLRSRRFQTYLREMVRTLR